CGCGCCGTGGTCATGGTGGGTAAGTCCCTCTTGTTGAGCAGGTTCCCGTCTAACATGTGATACCCAGGACGCGATCCTGACGCCATTCCGGATGCTGCTATCCAAGACTGCCCTCCGCGTGTACCTGAATGTGATTCTCTTCTCCGGTGCCACGCTATTTTTACTGGCCATATCAGGACTTGCCTATGCGGTATTTTATTTCAGGTTCATTCCCGCAGTTGGAATCGAGCGTGAAATCCACTTGCAATTTGGGTAAGCCAGCTTCTGTTCGCTCTCTCTTTTACGTCTTCTGTCACCCGCGAAAGCTCAAATCCATGCTGCAGCGATGGAAATCCTTGGGGCATCGCTGTCTTTGAGTCGGAATTTGTCTCCTCTCAGCCCTATGATGTTGCTGTTGCCCTCGATTTACCGTCTACGCCTACCAATCGTGGAGTGGGCAACTTCATGATTGATCTCACTCTCCATGGCCCCGATACATCGTCGGTACTTCCCACGCCAAGCACTTCGCAAAATCAGATTATGCAGTCTCGTCGACCTGCGATCATGACATACACATCACCTCTTGTAGACATTGCGCGACGGCTTATTCGTCTGCCACTTTATGTGTGGGGATGGCGCCGTGAAGCCGAGATACTCCAAGTGACCATGATGGAGAAGGTGCAATTCTCACGGGGCGCCAACAATCGGCCGCAGAGTCTGCGATTAGAGATCCAAAGTGACAGAGAGATGCAGATTTATTCCGCGCGCGTTGAATTCCGCGCCAGATTCAGTGGACTGCGGTAGGCGTTTCTGGACCTACGGATTTGTGATCGGTTTACTAATCGCTCTGATATTATGTAGTTGGATCATGTACCGCTGGAGATTGGCTTCCTTTGTGGTCTTCAGTACCCTTTTTTGGACCATTTCAGTGGCTTCTGCCAGTCTGACGTGGTTCCTTTTAACTTGGGCGATGCAATCCGAGGCGGCGCCGGGCAAGGCggagaccaaggaggaaAGTGAACGAGATGATAGGATCAAGGAGGAGTCTGATGATCGTGATTTGCTCCCCGAGTCGGTCAAAATCAAACAGGAAGACACTGAATCCCAATTGCTCCAAAGCTATCCTGCCGAGGTTGATGATGCGGGCATTGGCTCTGGGCGCGAAAGTGCAGAGGCACGTGGGGCACAGAAACGAAGGAGTCGGTAGGCTGGTTCACAATCATGGGACATGTCAGACAGCATAAAGAGATTGGGTCAGATCCCGTAATGTATTGGAATAGCTCGAGCGTCTTGTCTCCCAACGCTCGAGAAACCAGTTAGGCTCTCCAAGGAGCGAAGTGCATGACACAATTAGGAAACGCTGGTAGTTCAACCGGGAGAACGTTTCGATGTGCCCCGCACATCTCCAAATTcgatttcctcttctccccctccatcgtTCATTCTCATAGCCATAGCCCAGCTCAGCGCACCATGCATATCTTGGTGAGCATTGTCGTGAACGTCCAGGTTGATTCAGTGCCTGTCTCTAATATTGTGCCTAGGTCACAAACGACGACGGTCCGCCCTCAAACCAGTCTTCGCCCTATGTGCACTCCTTGGTGCACTCGCTCCAAGCCGCAGGCCATACGGTCTCCGTAGTGCTTCCACACCAACAGCGGTCATGGATTGGTAAGGCGCACATTGTGGGCGCATCCGTGAGACCGACCTACTTCCGCCCGGGCACCTTGCACCAGGAGGATGGAACGACGCATCACCTGCCCCGAGGGAGCAACGGCGAGCCTGACGACGGCGGCGACGAGTGGATCTTGATTGATTCGACCCCGGCAAGCTGCGTCCAAATTGGACTTTATCATTAtttccaagaaaaaggacccATTGATGTCGTGGTCTCTGGTCCCAATTATGGTCGAAATACCACCGCCCTCTTCGCTCTGTCCAGCGGGACCATTGGCGGTGCGATGGAAGGTGCTGTGTGTGGAAAGCGCTCAATTGCCTTGTCTTACGCCTTCAGCTCCCGAAACCATGATCCAGTGATTATTGCAGAGGCCTCGGAGCATTCCGTCAAGGTGATTGAGTACCTCTGCGCGAACTGGGTGGAAGGTGTCGACCTGTACAGTGTCAATGTGCCCTTGGAGCCCGGTGTAAGCAAGAACAAGGTGCTCTACACGGAGATGTTGGAGAACAAGTGGACATCCGGAAGCTGTTTCCAAGTGGCTGATCCCAGCACCGATGGCGAgccggagctggaggagcagCGACTACGTGACGAGGGCGAAATGACCGGGAACCAGCCCAAGGCTGATATCCCAGCGGACAAGGCTGTGGGCAAACCTCGGATCAAGCATAAACACTTCAAGTGGGCACCCAGCTTCCAGGATGTTTACCGGAGTGTTGAGGAAGGCCCTGCTGGTAATGATGGTTGGGTCGTGAAGGAGCAAATGACAAGGTCAGTGTCCGCCAGCAGAGCCAACCCCcctaaaaagaaaaacagaattGATTCGCTAATGTCTGATTTTCAACAGCGTCACGCCCCTGAAAGCGAGCTTCAAGCACATGCCCGGCCTGACGGGAGAGATCAAGCTGTGAGTAGACCCCAGACGTGGTGATGATTTGTGATGGCCCTCTTTGCAGCGATACGTGTTGCATCGTGTCGAAGCTGTTTGGCCTGGCTGAATTAGATCTTATGACCCCTCCCCTCATTCCCCCTTAACATCTGCTTTGAGTTTATTGATTAATTGTCTTTTATCGCTTGCAATTTTATTcccattcttttcttttgtctgTGATCGTTCTGATAGACGGCATCTTTGTAGATCAGATCAGCAGTCTCCAATCTTCTCGATCGTGGACTGTGACGATTCCTATGTGCAGACCTTGGTCGAGCGGGCTTTGGCACGTCGTCTGAGCGGCGGCGTGCAAAGCCAGCGCATTACTACAATGGCTGATCTCCCGGACTCGAAGGCGCCAGTGTTCCAGTACTGCGAATATGAGCGTCTGGACTTTGAACACGCAATGTCCCACCCTTCGACTTCCCTTGTGAACGCATACATCATCCGCAAAGCACTGATTCGAAAACACTATCTATCTAACACTATTGCCAATTGGATCTCCAAGCATCCAAACAGCATACTACGCAAGCACTTCAAGCCGGCCTTTGACTTTGAATTGGACTATTCTGAATTCCTCGACGAGGCGCTCCTGGAGGCTTACGAGCTGCGCGAAAGTCTACAAAAGAACGAGGAGCTCCCCGACTCGGAGAAAGAGTGGTGGATCTTGAAACCCGGAATGAGTGACCGCGGACAAGGTATTCGATTGTTCAGCACGGAAGATCAATTGCGCGAGATCTTCGAAGAGTGGGATGAAGAGTCCGACGTTGAAGAGGAGAGCGATTCCGAGGCTGGAGCCCCCAAGGAAGTCCCCGCGACCGCACACGACGACGGTGTTGTCACGTCCCAATTGCGCCACTTCATGGCTCAGCCTTACATTGACCCCCCATTGCTGCTGCCGTCGTCGTCTCACCGCAAGTTCCACATCCGAACGTATGTGCTCGCCACGGGCTCTCTCAAAGTCTACGTTTTCAAAGAGATGCTCGCTCTTTTCGCTGCCAAGGCGTACTGCGCGCCtcacgaagaggaggacgaagTCAAGGATCTGGCCCGTCATTTGACAAACACCTGTTTCCAGGAAGGCGGCAGCTCTAACGAGGGCAGCGTGCGTCGCTTCTGGGACCTGGATCATCATGTCCCCGGCCTCTCCGAAGACTGGAAAGAGGAGATTTTCAATCAAATCTGTGCTGTCACGGGAGAGGTCTTTGAGGCTGCGGCACGAGGCATGATGGTGCATTTCCAGACTCTGCCGAATGCTTTTGAGCTCTTTGGCGTGGACTTCCTTGTGGATGCGGAAGGAAATGCGTGGTTATTGGAATTCAATGCATTCCCTGATTTCGGACAGACAGGCGAAGACTTGAAGGAGGTGGTTGTCGGCCAGTTGTTCGAGGAAGTGGTCGACGTTGCCGTGAAACCATTCTTTGGACTGGGAGAAGACGCCAGCCGGGGCAATATGAAGCTCGTTGCTGATCTGGATCTCGGGCGACACGCATAGGAGAGCGTTATCCTTGCATCGGGAACAATGTGGGAACAGGACGATCTAAGATTGTATCATAAATGGCGTATTGGGATCACACAGATTTGGATGTCCGCTTGTTCCCCCAGTCAGCGTTGATCACTTGTAATTTGAGACGATTCAAGAGACGAACACTGGAGATGCTCCTGCAACTCCTCTGCATCAAGTAAGGTAGCGTCGAAGTAAAGCACATGGCTTCTGTCACTGGAAAATCTCGTTCTTCCAGAAGATTGTTCCTTCAAAAAGCCTTCGCGCAGTGCGAAACACAGTGGCCGACGTCAAGGACCCGTACTCATCAAAGTCAGCTCCCACGAGCAGGTTCCCACTCGCATGACCGATCGTGAGGCCGGCCTCGTCcacttttttcttgtcaccAACCACACCAGATACCACACTTCCAGCTACCctcgcagcagcagccagTGCTAGGGCAACCGTGATCGGCACAGCCTTGTGCGGCTGACCGACGGAAAGCGCACGAGCCAAAACATCGACGCGAGTACAGTCTTGTCCATGCTCAGTCGCTCGAGCACCTCCTACTGAGGGTTCACCCACCAGGCATATCTTCGGAATACTGCCCGGAACAGTATCCATGGTGGAGGCGATGCCCATCTTGACGCCGCCCTGACGACGAATGGCATCCAACCGCGACAGAAGCGTAGGATGAGCAGCCATTTCCTCCGGAGTCAGATCAGCGTTCACGCCAAGCGCAGCAGCCTCCACGAAAACGCACGGGTTGCCTGCATCGAGACAGGTGACGACCACGCCATCGATAGTGTCCGTCGTGCTGCCGGTTGGCAACAGTTTGCCCGTCACCGACCCGGCAGGATCGATAAAATCAAGTCGAATACGCGCCGCCTTGCCTGCAACTCCATCAATGGAAAAGTCACCAGTCGACGCAGCTTCTCCGTCGATGACAGGAAATGAAGAATGAATGATCTTGCCCGTGTTCGTATTGTGAATCCGCACCCGAACAGACTCGATCTCGTCCGCATCCTCCGTGAGTGAAAACAGCTGGAAATCGACCGCGAACGGTCCCACCGCGCTGATCATGTTTCCACAGTTGCTCGAGTAGTCCACATCGGTATTTTTGATCCCTAAAGATACAAATGTGTAGTCAACATCAGCGTCGGGGTGGGTGGACTTGCCCACGACGCAGATCTTGGACAGGCTGGAGATACCGCCGCCCAGACCGTCCAGCTGTCGACCATAGGGGTCGGGACTGCCGATGATGCCTCTGAAGATAGATGCCCACTCTTTGCGGTCTTGTGGCAGATTCTCTTGCTTGAAGAAGACGGCTCGGGATGTACCGCCACGATAGTAAGCGGCTGGTAGGGCGTTCTGCTTAGTTCGCATCCTTCGGAAAGATAATCGCATAGAGCTCTGTAGCGCTGACATTTGTTCTCAATAAAAAGTACAGATTGATTGTGAGTTTCCAGGTCGCATCGAGTTGTGATGTGTTCCTGATCGGTCATGAAGGTCTTGTACGGTGTTTGAGCCGAGGGGCCGAGGATCGGAAACTAACGAGCGCCGCAAATCGGGCCCCATTTGATATTGTTGCTGATTGCTGATGGTCGGGACATTGGCGACTGTGAAAGTGAATGTAGATAGATTGAAAATATTATCCTAATCTTATTGACGTCTTTACAAGTTATCATTTCGTGCTAGCGTACAGGATCTGGCGAGCCATGTACATCTGGGAAGGAGCAGCATACCTATGCGTAGATGTGCTTCAATGACCGGTTGACAGCCTATATTGATGCCATAGCCTTAGCTAGAAACAAACCAACTTGCCACGACTCGCCCGACTGTCGGAAGTCTGCAGCCAGTCCGTATAAGTTAAAGCGTCTTGAATACGTGGATTGCAGGGCAATGCTTCCTGTGCTCTCCACCAATGATGTTGATTAATTTGTAGGTCAATCTCTTCTGACGATTATTGAAAAGCAATGGCCAATTGGAAAAATACATTGATAACACTGGACTGTCCGTACCCATGTGGACGTGTCAGTTTGCCGGTCAAGCCACACTCGAAGCGCTGTGCTGACCACCTCCAATAGTGCACCGTCCGAGGCAAGTCACAGCTGTAGCCAAGAGTGAGTCATTCCCCTGTGcatccctccccccatcgCAGTTCCTGGACGTTGATTATGACCAATAAGTGAGATTTACGAATCCGGGTGATTTTAATTCTTGCAATTGCTTCCATTGAGTAAGTCACTGCGAAGAACAAGTCATTCTACTCTACCTCAGTCTTCTATCTCAGGACAGTGGGCCATTGCTAAAAGCTGTAGAGCCAGTCGCAACAATGAAGCCGCCCGTTGGACCGCCTGTGGAGGTGAGGCAAGCTCAGCCGCCACCGTCTACAAAGATCACAGGTCGTTTAGTCGATTTGGAACCGTTGACGACTGGACATATCGACGATCTGTATCCGATTATTGGAACCTCCGATCAAGCTGCCCTATGGACATACATTCCAAAGGGGCCATTTCCAGACAAACCCGCCTTTACCGAATTCATGACTATGAACGTGCAGTCGAAAGACCCCTTCTTCTATGCGGTCCTCGATCGTAACACTCAAAAGCCCATTGGCTTCTTCAGTCTCCTTCGCATCGATCGAACCAATCGCGTGATCGAGATAGGCTTCATCGTGTTctcgctgctgctgcagcGAACGACTGCAGCAACGGAAGCCGTGTATCTCCTTGCTCGGACTGTCTTCGAGGAGCTCGGCTATCGCAGGTTCGAATGGAAGTGCGATAATCTCAATCAACCGTCTAAGAGGGCGGCGGCTCGGTTTGGGTTCATGGCAGAAGGAGTCTTTCGCCAGCATTTGATTGTGAAGGGGCGGAATCGAGATACAGCTTGGTTCTCTATTCTAGATTCCGAATGGCCTGGCGTGAAGCACGCATTTGAGAGCTGGTTGGACCCAGGCAATTTCGATGCACAGGGAAAGCAGGTGCACTCCCTCGTCGAGCTTCGTCGGTCTGCAGAATTCTAGGGCATCGACAGTCATGGGTCGTGAACGATTGTACATCAGGTTGATAAGTCGGCCATAAAAGGCGGGACGTTTTCGGTGTACATACAAAATTTGGTATCGGGCAACAGTTCAAAACTGTTCTCCAAGCAAGGAAGAATAACCAAACATGAAATTATTTATATGTATGCCCACGGGTATCTTTATCAATGCGAGCTCGATATTTGCAGTCCCAGGAAAGCAAAGTCGAATTTCATATCAGCCGAATCGTTGCTTGGCCAGAGCCTGCAACCATCCGATGGTCTCCTGTTCCTTTTCGCGATATTTTTGTACACGCTCTTCACGTTCCGCGGCGCGAGCTCGCATAATCTCTTCGCGCCGAATCTCTCTttcattcttcttgcgctgctccctctctttctccctcttcagGGTCGATAGATCATTCTCTCCCATCAACTCTGCATCGGGGGCTGCCTCGGGGGACCCCCCACGCGCATTGGCAAATGCACGATTGGCCGCGGCAGCTTCGCGGCGCTTCTCCAGCTGACGTTCTCGGGTGCCTGGTTCAGCTCGTGGGGcaacttcatcttcaaggtcACGGATTTCTGTGCGGTGTGATCGTAGCTCCGAACGATATTGTCGCCGTGAGCCTTCACGAGCAGCGATTGCATCTTCGAGCGCGGATTCTATTATTTCAGGTAGTCAGCCCATCAATCCCTAGATTCTCCGGAGGCCAAGGCCACTTGACTCGGAAGCACTTACCGCGCTTGAGCTCCAGGTCCTGCATGTTTGGTATTGTCGGTCCCGAATGAGCGACCTGTCTGGTCAATCCCGGGACTGGTAGCGTCGGTCCAtattctcatcctcttcgtcttcttttGCAGCCGCTCCATCAGTGTTGTCTGCGGCAACCGCCGAGTCTTGGTGCTCATACTGTGGCGATCCCCGTTCAATCGGTTCATATGCATATTCGGCGGCACTTTGACGAGCCTTTTCCAGCGTCACTGGATCGTACCATCCCTCGGCAAGTTCGCCATGGTTCCTGGACTATCAGCAATGTCCCATTACATGAGCGATGTAGTCTTCACTCACCACTTTCGAACAAAGCTTTTCCACCGCCCCTTGACCTCCTCTGCAGGTAGCTCCTCTAAtattttccccttttgaATATCCAAGTACATCGCAAACATGGGCTCGTAGATCTCCAAATCGCGTCGGGACAGCTCTCGGGCTTCGTAAGGGAGGACTATAGGTTGCGCCGGAGCATCTCTCTGAACTCGGCGTGGGCATCACGGTCTGCTCGTGCCGAACGATTGCCACGATCCCGCTCGTGACGACGGTGGCGATCAGAGCGATGGCGGTCGGATCGGTGAGGGGAACGCGAGCGCGAATGATTGCGATGCCGATGTCGATGGGAATGAGAGTGGGAATGAGAATGGCTATTGTCATGTCGGCTTCGGTGGTGTCGGCGCTCGGAGTTTTCCACTCCCTCCTGCAGGGGTGATGGCCTCTCGTGATTTGGAGAAAGTGCCATTCTCATTAAAAGGTCGTAGTAGTCTGCTGTTTGAGTGGAAGATTTTAGAAGTTGAATGTCTAGAAGAGTCGGAAGTTCGAAACCGGGGCTCCTTATCTTATCGGAGAAGGCAAGTCAACAGTCTTGCGCCTGGGCTTTGCTTTTAAACTATCGCCGACGCTAGAGGGCTTTCGTGCTATGATGGGCGAAATTTGGAAGCAAATACTTCGGTGCGACCATTTATGACTGTGTTCGAATTGGAGTATTACATTTACTGTTGCGCTGAGCCTGAGATGTCTGGAAGCAAACGCCAACGCCATCAATTCCCTCCTCCGTGCGGGGAGTAGCCTTTTCAGTGCTGTGATGATCCAGCCAAGGGTTTCTTGTAGCACACTCACATGGGgcaccgagaagaaaaaattcATAAATACATTCAAGCGAAGAGGTATAGAGTACTAATTGTCAGAGCCCGTCATGGCAGAAATCTAACTGGGCGGCGCGCTCTGCTCAGCATCGGAACTGGCGGGCTGATCAGTTGTTGTGGATGCGTTCGCCTGCGACGAGGCTTTGGACCGATTGGAAGCGGCCATCTGCCAAGCGGGAATGGAGGCAGAACGACCAAGTTTGGCAAGAGGGCTCTCGGCAGCAATCGCGGGCGAGGGCGTGGCGACAGTTGCCGGCTGTGGCTCCTGTTCAGCCGGGGTCACTGTGGCTTGCAGACTGTTGCCGGTGGATGGAGCAGCAGGGGTGGCTTCGCCAGCCGGCTGGGAGGGAGTTGCAGAGGGGAGAGTAGAGCTACTGAGCGTACGGCCAACCGCAGGAGCGGCGCTGTTCCCACCGAGACGGTTACCAAGTAGGACCTTTAAGCTCTTGAGCTCGGACCCAAGCTCCTTAAGTCGGTTCTCGTTGCCCTCCCGAGCGCCTTCAAGAGCCTTGGGGATCGCATCTTTCAATGACTTGACTTCATCACTCATTCGACGGGTGTCATCATCTCTCCGTCGTGACGCATTCTTTAAGTCTGCAACGAGGCTTTCCACATCTTTCAGCGCCGAGTCCAAGCGTTCGGTGCGTGCATCTTCAGCAGCTTTGAGTGCTGCAGTATCCGTCGAAAGCTGTTCGATCAAATCGAATGCACGTGAAAATTGCTCGTCAATATTCTCCTTATCTTTTTCAAGCTGGGGCGGGGTCGGAGGTGCGATCAACGGCGAAATGTAGCGCTAGTAGGTCGAAGTTAGCTGAACCGGGCCTAGATCTAGTACAAGGCGACATCAGAGGTTACCTTGCCAACAAAGTAGAGTCCGTAGCCAACACCCCCCATCACAGTTGCCATGATAAACCAGTCACGCCAGTCTCTCTTGGGTGGCCTTGCGTTCAATTAGCTTTAGATTCATTCGAATCAAAGACTGGGAGACTTGAGCACATACTCGGGAGGCGCTTGCCACTGATTATAAGCGGGGTAGCCATATCCTTGAGGTGGTTGGGATGATGGCCGATACGCAACCTGTTGCGAAGGATAAGTCTGCGCGGGTGCAGATACGGTTCCCGCGGCTGCGGCCGCAGCTGCCGGATCCTCGCCGACTCGTGATAGCGCAAGGTCAACTTCTTCTTGTGTGAGGTTCTTAGACTGAAGAAAAGCAACTCGCTTCTCAATGGGTGACGAGGCTACCGAGGGATCCTGTAAGACTATCGGGTTGTTAGCGCACAAGTTCTCCGCCTGGGTAGGACCGCGGCGATGGGCAATCAATCATACAGGTCACCTAAGGAATGTCTGTTAGCAATCGGCACAGGGTGAACTGGGTATTTGCTGATCAGTGTCTTACCGCTGAGGCGATCAGATCCTCTCGAGGAGCCATGATGTTACAGGCTCTGTCAATGGTAGTGGGAAACGAGAAGATCAGAAAACGCGGAGACGGGAGAAATGGCCCgtcatcggcatcggccGTGGACCTCGGGACATTGAAGAGCGCCAAGCCTCATTTCCCCAGACCGAAAAGGTCTCGTGATTCTTTCTTCCGGGTCGACTATTTTTCCCGCTTCTGGCGACCGCTTTCCGCTTTTGGAAGTGGTCCAGCCTGAGGTCTTGTTTACATCTTCCCGCCCAACTAAgccccaaaaaaacaagcGTTCCCCTCATCCACATGTTTATGCGCCGCGTGCCTGTGATCGAATAATCAATACTCAGCCCACGAACATACTACACTGCGCGGATAACTTCATATTTCTAGCATTGTGCTTGAAGCACTTCCATCGCCATGTCGCAAGATACTGGCCTATTCAGTATCAGACGGCCCCGAGAAGTATGGCGAACGCTTGATGAACTGTTGCGAAGTGAAGACTGTTGCTGAATTTTGGGATACAGACACTCGGGAGTGTACAGAATTACTCTGCGATACCTCAGCCAGCCTCTGCGATCAAGCGCGCCAGCTCGATTGGCTTTAACAACCCGCCTTATACCTCTCAGCATGCCCGCTCCAACTCACTACTCAACTCGACGAGCCGACCGCAGCAGCCTAACTTCACCCGAATGTCGATGGCGGGGCCCGAAGCCGGTTTATCTTCAGTCCGTCGATCTGTGTCGAGCAATATGTTCCACGGCGCAAGCGCTGGGCGACAGAGCTTTGCGCCAGGTCCGCTTTCGTCCAATTCCATGTCGCAGCCAAATTTGCAACGACGCAGCAGTGTCTTTTCGCGACCTTCAATGGGAGGGCCAATGGGTCACCAGTCATTTTTCAACTCAGTCCCAGCTGTAGCGGGGGTGCCGCGAGATCCTCGACCTCTCCGTGACCGATCATTTCAAGCACGCATTGGACAAGAATTGCTGGAATACCTGACACACAACAATTTCgagttggagatgaagcATTCATTGGGTCAAAATACCTTACGGTCTCCTACACAGAAGGACTTCAATTACATATTTCAGTTCCTCTATCATCGGATCGATCCAGGCTACAAGTTTCAAAAGTCCATGGACGCAGAAGTACCGCCGATCCTCAAACAGTTGCGTTATCCGTTCGAGAAGGGCATCACCAAATCGCAAATTTCAGCTGTGGGAGGTCAAAACTGGTCCACATTTCTGGGAATGCTGCACTGGCTCATGCAATTAGCGCAATTGATGCAGCGATTCGGCAGTGGCGAGTACGATGAAGCGTGCGCGGAAGCAGGCATTGATGTGACAGGCGATCGCATCATTTTCCGCTTCCTCACGGGAGCCTATCATGATTGGCTCCAAGGCggcgaagacgaggatgacgacaCTGCAGAGCAAAGGCTCATTCCACATATCGAAGCCATGTCGCAGGAATTCGCACGTGGAAACGAGAAATTCGTCCAGCAAATGGAGGCTCTAGAAGCGGAAAGTCAGGCGCTTCAAGAGCAAATTCAGGAACTCGAGAAGAATGCGCCAGATATGGCGAAGCTGGATCAGCATTTCCGAATTCTCGAAGATGATACCCGGAAGTTCGAAGACTACAACCAAAACGTAAAGGGCAAAATTGACAAGTATGAGACTCGCATCAAGTTCTTGGAGGCTGAAATTCAGAAAGCCGACGGCGAGCTTCAAACGACGGAGAGTGAGCGTTCTGAACTCCAGGCAAGCGTCGATCGTCAGGGGATTACTATCCAAGACATTGACCGCATGAACACTGAGCGGGAGCGACTGCAGAAGAGCCTTGAGGACAGCATGGCTCGCTTGGAAGAAACCCACGCCCGcgtgatggagaaagaggcggAAGCGAGCCAGAAATTGGAAGACTTGGAGCAGATCGTCAAGGCCTACAACACCCTTGGTTACCAGACAAGCTTGATTCCCTCTTCTGCCGAAAACGCCAAGGGCCTGGACTTTGAACTGACGCTCAATGTCAACGAGAACAATTTCTCCGCCAGCCAAATTGGAAATGCTCCTTCGCGAATTTCATCAGAGGGCGACCGCCTTCTGGCTGAGCCCTATACGGGCTACCACCCAGCTCATCTGCTGAACCTGGACCTTCGGGGCTCCATCCGAAATAGTCTTCAATCGCTGCGCAAGGAAATCAACGAGCGGCGAAAGAAGGCAATCGACGATGACCTTGATCGCCGCAATCTACTCGACAATATCAAGGAGGCAATGGACGAAAAACGAAGTGAAGTTGAAGCTTTGGAACACCGGCGTCGGGCAGCGGAAGAGGAGTTTGAACGCACCAAGGAAATCACCACCACGCAGAAGACCGCGTCGGATGCACAGAtcgagaagatggaaaaagaacTCGCAAAGATGCGGGCCACGCTGAGTGACAGCGTGCAGTTGATGGAACAGCGCGAGATGAACACCAACATCGAATATGAACAGTTAACGCTCCGCGCCAATGCTCTACGAGAAGAACTTCACACCAATGTCGAAACCATGCTCAATGATGTCATTCGATTCAAGGTGCACGTCCAAAAGGGATTGGAGGACTACGAAAGCTTCGTGGTCGACGAAGTTGAACAGGAGCTGGGTGGAGAGTTGTCTgcagacgaggaggaagagctgtAAAGTCTCTGTGATGGGTTGGAGGTTTTCGCTCCTTGTGAATTTTTGATGAATTGATGACGAGTCTTTGGCGTCGGATGGGCATTTGCTTGATTCAGCGATCATTTTTATTCTTGATATGCCCCCGAggctcttttgttttttttctgtttggTCATGTATCATACCCCTCGCACAAACtgcatgtttttttttcagtaCTCACAGTCCATTGCTCTGCTGCATTGAACACAAAGACATGATGTCTAAGCACATTCTCTTGGTATCTGACTACACTCCCGCAGTAGTCGATCTTCACGAGTCCAGGTGAACGCCCGCTTGGTCAAAGGTGCGTCTGGAATTCATTGAATATCGAGTGGCCGATATGGATGTCAAACAAAGAATGACTCGCTTCCCTGGAAGAAACTCAAAACCAGCGGTATCGTTTTGTGAACCAACGGGGCTTCGACTGAGCAGGGCAGACGACGTTGACATCTTTTGGTAAAACGACTCGTTCAGGCAAGGTCGACGCCTGAGGTCATGAATTGCTGTCCATCGGCCGGCAGTTGAGTCCATTTGAACAGTTCTTCGTTCATTGCAGTAGGAGTGTTTGATGTCATCCATACCGTGAAGGGTACCTCAAGAGTGTGGCTCGTTCATGAGTCAGGTGCCATACAGGTCAGGCGACTGGCCAAGAGCCCTTGGCCAGAGCAGCCGCGTACACTTACCGGGTCCT
The nucleotide sequence above comes from Penicillium oxalicum strain HP7-1 chromosome II, whole genome shotgun sequence. Encoded proteins:
- a CDS encoding putative kinetochore protein ndc80; its protein translation is MSQDTGLFSIRRPRETLGSVQNYSAIPQPASAIKRASSIGFNNPPYTSQHARSNSLLNSTSRPQQPNFTRMSMAGPEAGLSSVRRSVSSNMFHGASAGRQSFAPGPLSSNSMSQPNLQRRSSVFSRPSMGGPMGHQSFFNSVPAVAGVPRDPRPLRDRSFQARIGQELLEYLTHNNFELEMKHSLGQNTLRSPTQKDFNYIFQFLYHRIDPGYKFQKSMDAEVPPILKQLRYPFEKGITKSQISAVGGQNWSTFLGMLHWLMQLAQLMQRFGSGEYDEACAEAGIDVTGDRIIFRFLTGAYHDWLQGGEDEDDDTAEQRLIPHIEAMSQEFARGNEKFVQQMEALEAESQALQEQIQELEKNAPDMAKLDQHFRILEDDTRKFEDYNQNVKGKIDKYETRIKFLEAEIQKADGELQTTESERSELQASVDRQGITIQDIDRMNTERERLQKSLEDSMARLEETHARVMEKEAEASQKLEDLEQIVKAYNTLGYQTSLIPSSAENAKGLDFELTLNVNENNFSASQIGNAPSRISSEGDRLLAEPYTGYHPAHLLNLDLRGSIRNSLQSLRKEINERRKKAIDDDLDRRNLLDNIKEAMDEKRSEVEALEHRRRAAEEEFERTKEITTTQKTASDAQIEKMEKELAKMRATLSDSVQLMEQREMNTNIEYEQLTLRANALREELHTNVETMLNDVIRFKVHVQKGLEDYESFVVDEVEQELGGELSADEEEEL